TGCCGAAGCGCATGGCATCCGCGTCGCCGCGACCGCCGCCAAACCGTATTCGACGGACCGCAACCTGTTGCATATCAGCTTTGAAAGCGGCATGCTCGAAGACCCGTGGTTTGACGCCAGCGCCGAAGCGAACAAGGACATGTATGTGCTGACGGTTTCGCCGGAAGACGCGCCGGATGAGGCGGAATATGTGGAACTGGAATTTGTCCGGGGCAATTGCGTAGCGGTTAACGGCGAGAAATTGTCGCCTTTGGGCGTGATGGAAAAACTGAACGAACTGGGCGGCAAGCACGGCATCGGCCGCGTCGACATGGTGGAAAACCGGTTCGTCGGCATGAAGAGCCGGGGCGTTTACGAGACTCCGGGAGGCACGATTTTGTTCACCGCGCACCGCAAAATGGAGTCGCTCACAATGGACCGCGAAGTCATGCATCTGCGCGATTCGCTGATTCCCCGGTATAGTGCGCTTGTGTACAACGGCTTTTGGTTTGCGCCGGAACGGCTGGCGCTGCAAGCGCTCGTTAGCGAAAGCCAGAAAAACGTTACCGGAACCGTGCGGCTGAAATTGTACAAAGGCAACGTGATCGGCGCCGGCGTGAAAAGCCCGGTCAGCTTGTACAACCCGAACATCGCCACGATGGAAGCCGATCCGTCGCAAGCATACGACCAGTCGGATGCCACCGGCTTTATTCATCTCCATGCGCTGCGCCTGAAGGCGCAAACCGCGGTCAAGCAGTCGAACGATTAAACGGGCTTGGCATGTTTTTAGCGTCAATGCGAAAGTTCGCGTCGCCATAA
The Bacilli bacterium genome window above contains:
- a CDS encoding argininosuccinate synthase, with translation MAKEKIVLAYSGGLDTSVILAWLKETYDAEIITFTADIGQKDELDGLEVKALRTGATKAYIDDLRDEFAKDFIFPLFQAGALYEGQYLLGTSIARPLIAKRMVEIALREGATAIAHGATGKGNDQVRFELAAAALAPGIKVIAPWRDERFRERFPGRAEMIAYAEAHGIRVAATAAKPYSTDRNLLHISFESGMLEDPWFDASAEANKDMYVLTVSPEDAPDEAEYVELEFVRGNCVAVNGEKLSPLGVMEKLNELGGKHGIGRVDMVENRFVGMKSRGVYETPGGTILFTAHRKMESLTMDREVMHLRDSLIPRYSALVYNGFWFAPERLALQALVSESQKNVTGTVRLKLYKGNVIGAGVKSPVSLYNPNIATMEADPSQAYDQSDATGFIHLHALRLKAQTAVKQSND